One stretch of Miscanthus floridulus cultivar M001 chromosome 18, ASM1932011v1, whole genome shotgun sequence DNA includes these proteins:
- the LOC136519859 gene encoding uncharacterized protein → MEKARRRHVPAFGEWNYSSSSTSSSPDASAAAAAESWWYAPEPEACSDVWFRYSPPPRRRPPAPKKARRPGTAGGGDVVSVAVEHKRAVALASACAPAMGAARRVVVVRPLDEDLYRVPPPDDHTTVSHLPRRRKKRAARRSLWMGCLGLNCVASS, encoded by the exons ATGGAGAAGGCGAGGCGGCGGCACGTGCCGGCGTTCGGGGAGTGGaactactcctcctcctcgacGTCGTCCTCCCCAGACGCCAGCGCCGCGGCAGCGGCCGAGTCCTGGTGGTACGCGCCGGAGCCCGAGGCCTGCAGCGACGTCTGGTTCAGGTACTCCCCGCCCCCGCGCCGTAGGCCGCCGGCGCCCAAGAAGGCGCGGAGGCCGGGGACCGCGGGCGGCGGAGACGTCGTCTCTGTAGCTGTTGAGCACAAGAGGGCGGTGGCGCTGGCAAGTGCGTGCGCCCCAGCCATGGGTGCTGCACgcagggtggtggtggtgaggcCCCTCGACGAGGACCTGTACCGGGTGCCGCCGCCGGACGACCATACCACTGTCTCCCACCTTCCAAGGCGGCGG aagaagagggcggcgagGAGGAGCTTGTGGATGGGTTGCTTGGGCCTCAACTGCGTCGCCTCAAGCTAG